One Limisphaerales bacterium DNA window includes the following coding sequences:
- a CDS encoding DUF2723 domain-containing protein codes for MSKGKRGKKRFPKPSQASPSVPQELLPDEPEAVPEPELVSPAQPTSFFRRCDWLAFTLATLISFGVYFYTLAPDLTLEDSGELAVGSMYAGVPHPPGYPVWTLYTWAFTQLPFGNIAWRVALSSAVAAALACGLLALMVSRTAQLMLKSIETFREVKERQRDLIGLASGTAAGLLLAFNGFMWSQAVIVEVYTLGIFTFMAVLALMMRWYFRPTQRWPLYLAYFCFGLCFANHQTLLLAAVGIEAIVLLADRKIGKDFLLCNCGVYILGLFATLPAEGAPPDSEPGVFILFNTVGVTMFALLLGMMLYDRGKQYVLKGSLNPTNLTAITVSAVAVYLLSAGAFGWAWGSFFDDNKFSSAANAVKVWALLNALLLGALALFSWLKNGGNPNTPPLLRHWMPLLNTRAAWLLGAAFYLYMPIASMTNPPMNWAYPRTEQGFKHSFFRKQYDKIEPSNLTRIFFDRNYIAPRPNNPSPRTQFNGGQAYVYLEEAAQEFSMSYLALAFLPMAFLPWMAIRERRWIAALTGIFISFTLILIFLLNPTADEQNRHLYKVFFTATHIFIALAAGLGTALVAATLTSRNRELAIGLTGFLSLLVILEIIQAVDTFKATDFIIPQSAAVIGLSLIFLLLLCAVGRLAGPKSFRSSLLALGVGLIILLPIRPALSNWAVNEQRGHLFGYWYGHDMFTPPFKIFPEMDKDAILFGGTDPGRFAPTYMIFCESFIAAKYKRDKNFDRRDVYIITQNALADGTYLQYIRAHYNRSAQVDKEDKDFFRSLADKLDPDEAKTADDRRDVLERRSTLYMLTLLGLLVGAGMLVHASILRRDEENHRESLGAFRWGGLVILGSLLMLPAAAKSVLHKADGILTGVGQRVEQARRDRGVYPKNEIHTPSTLDNQIAFNDYLQDAMRRMALGQLAHNENVTLNFPFQCPKCGTGHLVSVDRNRLELYRQMTVQGGLLCPNDQQFMPTPSSPQMQVRGTGSVMAINALLTKVIFETNPAHSFYVEESYPLQWMYPYITPHGIIMKLEAEREFEITAITPAPLNPTNAPVQLAVGDELTLPPGPDQDSIKPLTPAKFFVSSIQTNGMPSAIRIEDGGRFELSPPELLFVTGERTNVASLKVKMERIPNAAAYQIIQAEVDPKMAGFNFQKNEVLQVFDSIISGSLQIKQHARLRVTEVNSQTGIAQVEIIQGGRYVLMPPRHINLHAANGVPLRMEIQPRRIPKYTELSEAMLARDRKFWDEYSKRLIGDAINETMTVEAICQWVEKTHLRRNLDGFNGDPRFLRDQLAQKGFSKLRGSIGNIYAWRMRLSPVGSKLRARYAREAEYAYRQAFAFGPISPEAVIRYTALLGELGRHRDAVHVTLAFQKLDPHFPQTSQMIEQALEREIALHAAAHEMEKALESAEFLQQLVPNPRYKQLVESLKDAIKAKQIYLDRFNRDPGNVDHFNMAVDVTVQSRKLQLLPALIDRFKSNMIRNEPNLAALARAYNFTEDYSNKEKIYQEMATLIPNDPVPWYDLANVQMRLNKTNAAANSLLKSLTLYSASGTTNQYDIPSFTRTNAVLAPLRERPVIQKLLEPKED; via the coding sequence ATGAGCAAAGGCAAGCGCGGCAAAAAACGGTTCCCCAAGCCTTCGCAAGCCTCGCCGTCGGTTCCACAGGAATTGCTGCCCGATGAGCCGGAAGCGGTGCCTGAACCCGAGCTGGTTTCCCCCGCCCAACCCACCTCCTTTTTCCGCCGATGCGATTGGTTGGCATTTACGCTGGCTACGTTGATTTCGTTTGGCGTTTATTTTTACACCCTCGCCCCGGATCTCACGCTGGAAGATTCCGGCGAACTGGCAGTGGGCTCGATGTATGCCGGTGTGCCGCATCCGCCGGGTTATCCGGTTTGGACACTTTACACTTGGGCATTCACCCAATTGCCCTTTGGGAATATCGCTTGGCGCGTCGCGCTCTCCTCCGCGGTAGCCGCAGCGCTCGCCTGCGGGTTGCTCGCGCTGATGGTTTCGCGAACCGCCCAATTGATGCTCAAGAGCATCGAAACATTTCGGGAGGTGAAAGAGCGTCAACGCGATCTGATCGGCCTCGCTTCCGGTACAGCCGCAGGTTTGCTATTGGCCTTCAACGGATTCATGTGGAGTCAGGCGGTGATTGTGGAAGTGTACACGCTTGGCATTTTCACGTTTATGGCCGTATTGGCGCTGATGATGCGATGGTATTTTCGCCCAACCCAACGGTGGCCACTTTACCTCGCCTATTTCTGTTTTGGCCTATGCTTTGCAAATCACCAAACCTTGCTGCTAGCCGCTGTAGGTATCGAAGCGATTGTGCTGCTAGCCGACCGAAAAATAGGGAAAGATTTTTTGCTTTGTAATTGCGGGGTGTATATCTTGGGGCTGTTCGCCACCCTGCCTGCAGAAGGCGCGCCTCCGGACAGCGAACCGGGCGTGTTCATCCTTTTCAATACCGTGGGCGTAACTATGTTTGCCCTGTTGCTGGGGATGATGCTTTACGACCGAGGGAAGCAATACGTCCTCAAGGGGTCATTGAATCCGACAAACCTAACCGCAATCACCGTGTCCGCAGTGGCTGTGTACCTGCTTTCCGCCGGAGCGTTTGGCTGGGCATGGGGTTCGTTTTTTGATGACAATAAATTCTCAAGTGCCGCCAACGCGGTGAAAGTGTGGGCTTTACTCAACGCGTTGCTACTCGGAGCGCTGGCCCTGTTTTCGTGGCTAAAAAACGGGGGCAACCCAAATACTCCGCCGCTGCTACGCCATTGGATGCCCTTGCTCAATACCCGCGCAGCTTGGCTGCTGGGAGCTGCATTTTATTTGTACATGCCCATTGCTTCAATGACCAACCCGCCGATGAACTGGGCCTATCCGCGTACCGAACAGGGTTTCAAGCACTCCTTCTTTCGAAAGCAGTACGACAAAATTGAGCCTTCAAATTTAACGCGGATATTTTTTGACCGCAACTACATCGCGCCGCGCCCAAACAACCCCTCACCCCGCACCCAGTTCAACGGCGGCCAAGCTTACGTTTACCTGGAGGAAGCCGCGCAGGAATTCAGCATGAGTTATTTGGCATTAGCATTCCTTCCAATGGCGTTCCTCCCGTGGATGGCAATCCGAGAGCGCCGTTGGATAGCGGCTCTCACCGGCATTTTCATTTCCTTCACACTCATTTTAATTTTCCTGCTCAACCCCACCGCGGATGAGCAGAACCGGCACTTATACAAAGTGTTTTTCACAGCCACGCATATTTTCATCGCGCTCGCCGCCGGGCTGGGCACAGCCCTTGTCGCCGCCACGCTGACTTCGCGCAACCGGGAGCTTGCTATTGGATTAACAGGATTTCTCTCACTGCTCGTCATTTTGGAAATCATTCAAGCGGTTGACACGTTCAAAGCCACAGATTTCATCATCCCGCAATCCGCAGCGGTGATCGGGCTGTCGCTCATTTTTCTGTTACTCCTTTGCGCAGTGGGCCGATTGGCCGGTCCCAAATCATTCCGCAGCAGCTTGCTGGCGCTGGGCGTTGGACTCATCATTTTACTTCCCATACGCCCGGCGCTTTCCAACTGGGCGGTGAACGAACAGCGCGGTCATCTCTTTGGCTATTGGTACGGCCACGATATGTTTACGCCGCCCTTTAAAATTTTTCCAGAAATGGACAAGGACGCCATTCTATTTGGCGGCACCGATCCGGGGCGCTTTGCGCCGACGTATATGATTTTTTGCGAGAGCTTTATCGCGGCCAAATACAAGCGCGATAAGAATTTTGACCGGCGCGATGTGTATATCATCACCCAAAACGCGTTGGCCGATGGGACTTATCTGCAATACATCCGCGCCCATTACAACCGCAGCGCACAGGTGGATAAGGAGGATAAGGATTTTTTCCGCAGCCTCGCCGACAAACTGGACCCTGATGAAGCCAAGACGGCTGACGACCGCAGGGATGTCCTCGAACGCCGAAGCACGCTTTATATGCTCACGCTGCTTGGCTTATTGGTGGGCGCGGGAATGCTCGTTCATGCTTCAATCCTGCGAAGGGACGAGGAGAACCACCGCGAATCACTCGGCGCGTTTCGGTGGGGGGGCTTGGTTATTCTGGGTTCACTGTTGATGTTGCCGGCAGCGGCGAAATCCGTACTGCACAAAGCAGACGGGATTTTAACCGGTGTGGGTCAGCGCGTTGAGCAAGCCCGCCGTGACCGCGGAGTGTATCCCAAGAACGAGATCCACACGCCCTCAACGTTAGATAACCAAATTGCGTTCAACGATTATTTGCAGGACGCCATGCGCCGGATGGCCCTCGGACAACTCGCCCACAACGAAAATGTAACGCTCAATTTCCCATTCCAATGCCCAAAATGCGGCACCGGCCATTTAGTTTCCGTCGACCGAAACCGATTGGAGCTCTACCGACAAATGACGGTTCAGGGCGGGCTTCTCTGCCCCAATGACCAACAGTTCATGCCCACCCCATCCAGCCCGCAAATGCAGGTGCGCGGCACCGGCTCGGTGATGGCAATTAATGCTCTCCTCACCAAAGTCATTTTTGAAACCAATCCAGCCCACTCATTTTATGTGGAAGAAAGTTACCCGCTTCAGTGGATGTATCCATACATCACCCCGCATGGAATTATCATGAAGCTCGAAGCGGAACGCGAATTTGAAATCACCGCCATTACCCCTGCCCCGTTGAACCCAACCAATGCCCCCGTACAATTGGCCGTGGGCGATGAGCTGACCTTGCCACCCGGGCCTGACCAAGATTCAATAAAACCGCTGACGCCGGCAAAGTTTTTTGTGTCTTCAATCCAAACCAACGGAATGCCCTCAGCCATCCGAATTGAAGATGGCGGGCGGTTCGAGTTGTCGCCCCCTGAACTTTTATTTGTCACCGGCGAACGCACAAACGTGGCCAGCCTCAAGGTGAAGATGGAGCGCATCCCCAATGCCGCCGCGTACCAAATTATCCAGGCTGAAGTTGACCCAAAAATGGCAGGGTTCAACTTTCAGAAAAACGAAGTGCTGCAGGTTTTTGATTCCATTATCTCGGGCAGCTTACAGATCAAACAACACGCCCGATTACGTGTCACCGAAGTCAACTCGCAAACCGGCATTGCCCAAGTAGAAATTATCCAGGGCGGACGGTACGTTTTGATGCCTCCGCGCCACATCAACCTCCACGCGGCCAACGGCGTTCCGCTTCGCATGGAAATCCAGCCCCGACGGATCCCCAAATACACCGAACTGTCTGAAGCCATGCTCGCCCGCGATCGAAAATTTTGGGACGAATATTCCAAGCGCCTCATCGGCGATGCCATCAATGAAACCATGACTGTTGAGGCCATTTGCCAGTGGGTTGAAAAAACCCATCTCCGACGCAACCTCGACGGATTTAACGGAGACCCCCGATTTCTGCGCGATCAATTGGCTCAAAAAGGGTTTTCAAAGCTGCGCGGCTCCATCGGCAACATTTACGCGTGGCGAATGCGGCTTTCACCCGTTGGCAGCAAATTACGCGCTCGCTATGCCCGCGAGGCCGAATACGCCTACCGACAAGCCTTCGCCTTCGGCCCCATCAGCCCTGAAGCGGTGATTCGCTACACTGCCCTCCTCGGCGAACTCGGGCGGCATCGCGACGCGGTGCACGTCACTCTCGCCTTCCAAAAACTCGACCCTCATTTTCCGCAGACCAGCCAAATGATCGAGCAAGCACTCGAACGAGAGATCGCCCTCCACGCAGCCGCTCATGAAATGGAGAAGGCTTTGGAATCCGCTGAATTCCTGCAGCAGTTAGTGCCCAATCCGCGTTACAAACAACTCGTGGAATCGCTGAAAGACGCCATCAAGGCGAAACAAATATACCTCGACCGATTTAATCGCGATCCTGGAAATGTGGATCATTTTAACATGGCCGTGGATGTCACCGTCCAATCACGCAAACTGCAATTGCTACCGGCCTTAATCGATCGGTTCAAATCTAACATGATCCGTAACGAACCCAACCTCGCCGCCTTGGCGCGAGCCTACAACTTCACCGAAGATTATTCGAACAAGGAAAAAATCTACCAGGAGATGGCCACCCTAATTCCAAATGACCCCGTGCCCTGGTATGACCTCGCCAATGTACAAATGCGGCTGAACAAAACCAATGCCGCCGCAAATTCACTCCTCAAATCTCTCACACTATATTCAGCCTCCGGCACCACTAATCAATATGATATTCCCTCATTCACCCGAACCAATGCTGTTTTGGCTCCGCTGCGTGAGCGACCGGTAATTCAGAAATTGCTGGAACCGAAAGAAGACTAG
- a CDS encoding 16S rRNA (uracil(1498)-N(3))-methyltransferase — protein MHRFYLPPERVTEGELTLDERESHHAATVLRVREGERVAVLDGAGNEFMCTAAVVDKRSTRLVVQQQNRIEPLPYRITLLQAMTKGKSMDFIIQKATELCVHRVVTLAAGRSVAQVEDGVAKVDKWRAIAIDSIKQCGSPWLPVIEPPVTPREFLARGESFDLPLIASLQGRTRHPREYIFEHLTERGAMPESIGVWIGPEGDFTPEESNEILSGGAHPITLGRAILRSETAALYCLSVLNYDMQAPHAPLAG, from the coding sequence ATGCACCGTTTTTATCTCCCTCCCGAACGCGTGACCGAAGGCGAGCTCACGCTCGATGAACGCGAAAGCCACCACGCCGCGACTGTACTGCGCGTGCGCGAAGGCGAACGCGTGGCCGTGCTCGATGGCGCGGGGAATGAGTTTATGTGCACTGCGGCGGTGGTTGATAAACGCTCGACGCGGTTGGTGGTGCAGCAGCAAAACCGCATCGAACCTTTGCCGTATCGCATCACGTTGTTGCAGGCGATGACGAAAGGGAAATCGATGGATTTTATTATCCAAAAGGCGACTGAGCTGTGTGTGCATCGGGTGGTGACGCTCGCGGCGGGACGCTCAGTCGCGCAAGTGGAGGATGGCGTGGCGAAGGTGGACAAATGGCGCGCGATTGCGATTGATTCCATCAAGCAATGCGGTAGCCCGTGGTTGCCGGTGATTGAGCCGCCAGTGACACCACGTGAATTTCTGGCACGCGGCGAATCATTTGATCTTCCTTTGATCGCGAGTTTGCAGGGTCGCACCCGGCATCCGCGCGAATACATTTTCGAACACTTAACCGAGCGGGGCGCAATGCCAGAATCCATCGGTGTGTGGATTGGGCCGGAAGGCGATTTCACGCCGGAGGAGAGTAACGAGATTCTTTCCGGTGGGGCGCATCCGATTACGTTGGGCCGCGCAATTTTACGCAGTGAGACAGCGGCGCTTTATTGCCTTTCGGTGTTGAACTACGATATGCAGGCACCGCATGCCCCGCTCGCGGGCTAG
- the dnaJ gene encoding molecular chaperone DnaJ, which produces MAKRDYYEVLGVGKDADAVEIKKAYRKQAVKFHPDKNPDDQSAEGKFKEVGEAYEVLSDDQKKAAYDQMGHAAFEAGGGGGGGFHGSVDASDLFNQVFGEGGGGGIFDQLFGGGGQRRDPSGAQRGADLRYDMEIDFEDAVLGCEKKITITKLDRCKKCDGSGAASGSGRKQCGTCNGQGQVVTQRGFFRMQQTCPHCDGLGTVLEKPCGDCRGGGRKEKKSAITLKVPEGVDTGTRLRSSSNGEAGLRGGSNGDLYVVLHVRPHEIFDRDADDLICEVPISFVTAALGGELKVPTLAGSASIKVPAGTQTGTTFRLKGRGVKNLQGYGTGDLNVRVTVEVPARLNKEQKAKLQDFANSCGDDVNPQSKSFFEKARNLFN; this is translated from the coding sequence ATGGCTAAGCGTGATTATTACGAAGTGCTCGGTGTGGGCAAAGATGCGGATGCGGTTGAAATTAAAAAAGCGTATCGCAAGCAGGCCGTAAAATTTCATCCGGACAAAAATCCCGATGACCAGAGTGCTGAGGGTAAATTTAAGGAAGTTGGCGAGGCATACGAAGTGCTGAGCGACGACCAAAAAAAAGCTGCTTACGATCAAATGGGCCATGCTGCGTTTGAAGCCGGCGGCGGTGGTGGTGGCGGGTTTCATGGGAGCGTGGATGCATCGGATCTGTTTAATCAGGTATTTGGCGAGGGAGGGGGTGGTGGGATTTTTGACCAACTCTTTGGAGGCGGTGGACAACGCCGTGATCCCAGCGGAGCGCAACGGGGCGCGGATTTGCGCTACGATATGGAAATTGATTTTGAGGATGCCGTGCTTGGCTGCGAAAAGAAAATCACAATCACTAAACTGGATCGCTGCAAAAAATGTGACGGATCCGGTGCGGCTTCAGGGAGTGGGCGCAAACAATGCGGCACTTGCAATGGACAAGGTCAGGTGGTTACGCAACGCGGGTTTTTTCGGATGCAACAAACCTGCCCGCATTGCGATGGGTTGGGTACGGTTTTGGAAAAACCCTGTGGCGATTGCCGGGGCGGCGGACGCAAGGAGAAGAAGAGTGCGATTACATTAAAAGTCCCCGAGGGAGTGGATACGGGAACGCGTTTGCGCAGTTCCAGCAATGGTGAAGCGGGGTTGCGCGGCGGATCGAATGGTGATTTATATGTGGTTTTGCACGTGCGACCACACGAGATATTTGATCGCGACGCGGATGATTTAATTTGCGAAGTACCGATTAGTTTTGTGACGGCTGCTCTGGGCGGCGAATTGAAAGTGCCCACGCTGGCGGGCAGTGCGAGCATTAAAGTTCCGGCGGGCACGCAAACGGGAACGACGTTTCGCCTCAAAGGACGCGGTGTGAAAAATCTGCAGGGTTACGGCACCGGGGACCTCAACGTGCGGGTGACTGTGGAGGTGCCCGCGCGTCTCAATAAAGAACAAAAAGCCAAGCTGCAGGATTTTGCCAACTCATGCGGGGATGACGTGAATCCGCAGAGTAAAAGTTTCTTCGAAAAAGCCCGCAATCTTTTCAACTAA
- the grpE gene encoding nucleotide exchange factor GrpE: MKFWNMGKDKDKQSVEQPELTALEKRLAEKAEQEADEENESVGPKTLKEAQVIIDELNDRHVRQAADIENFRKRSQREKDEARQFANQSLLEKLLPVLDNFEMALAAAEKADPAIRDGVQMIYDQLLGVLKDSGVNTVEAVGESFDPNLHEAISQEHTTEAAEGTVLQQVQRGYKLNDRLVRPARVIVAAAPVVEAETTEN, translated from the coding sequence ATGAAATTCTGGAACATGGGAAAAGACAAAGACAAGCAATCCGTTGAACAACCGGAATTGACCGCGCTGGAAAAGCGCCTCGCCGAAAAAGCCGAGCAAGAGGCTGATGAGGAAAACGAATCCGTCGGGCCCAAAACACTGAAGGAAGCGCAGGTCATCATTGATGAACTCAATGACCGCCACGTGCGCCAGGCGGCGGATATTGAAAATTTCCGCAAACGCTCTCAACGTGAGAAAGATGAGGCGCGCCAATTCGCAAATCAAAGTTTGTTGGAAAAACTGCTGCCGGTGCTGGATAATTTTGAAATGGCGCTTGCCGCGGCCGAAAAGGCGGATCCGGCCATTCGTGATGGCGTGCAAATGATTTATGATCAACTCCTCGGTGTGCTAAAGGATTCCGGCGTGAATACGGTGGAGGCGGTGGGCGAGTCCTTCGACCCCAATTTGCACGAAGCCATTTCTCAAGAGCATACCACCGAGGCGGCGGAAGGCACGGTGCTGCAGCAAGTGCAGCGCGGTTATAAACTCAACGATCGGCTTGTGCGTCCGGCCCGAGTGATCGTGGCCGCCGCGCCGGTTGTGGAAGCTGAGACCACAGAAAACTAA
- the aspS gene encoding aspartate--tRNA ligase, producing the protein MKRTHHCNELRLENAGQEATLSGWVHSRRDLGGVIFIDIRDREGRTQLVFDPQECNSALVESAGKLHSESVISVSGKVRQRPDDTENNKIPTGQIEMVASAMEVHNAAAVLPFQIDDPGAAAKVNEELRLQYRYLDLRRPEMSANLRLRSKVATATRVFMDEQGFLEVETPTLFKSTPEGAREFLVPSRISAGEFYALPQSPQQFKQVLMCAGVDKYFQLARCYRDEDLRADRQPEFTQIDIEMSFIDREDIYALIEGLLKKIWKTALDYDVPTPFPRIPYREVMDRYGSDKPDTRYAIEITDFTEEFAASGFKVFSGAVERGGVVKAINAKGFACVTQGQLETMTDIAKGLGAKGLAFIKVENGEWKSPIVKFFSDAEKTALTEKLEIEEGDLILFAADEWINACEILGRIRQYAADKLVELGKLEIPTDQFNFLWVIEFPLLAFDREMDRWYSSHHPFTSPVEEDAENLKSDPKSVRGQHYDVVVNGVELGGGSIRIHQPELQKTIFEDLLQLSPEVTQARFGYMLEAFKYGCPPHGGIALGFDRLIALLCGADSIRDVIAFPKTAKGSCLMTDSPAAVEARQLRDLHIDLKVAKKAE; encoded by the coding sequence ATGAAACGAACGCATCATTGCAACGAATTACGACTGGAAAACGCCGGTCAAGAGGCCACACTTTCGGGTTGGGTACACTCGCGCCGCGACTTGGGCGGAGTGATTTTTATTGATATCCGCGATCGCGAAGGACGCACGCAACTGGTCTTCGACCCGCAGGAATGCAATTCAGCCTTAGTGGAATCGGCCGGCAAGCTGCACAGCGAAAGCGTTATCAGCGTGTCAGGAAAAGTGCGTCAACGGCCGGACGACACGGAGAATAACAAAATCCCCACCGGCCAAATCGAGATGGTGGCCTCGGCGATGGAGGTTCATAACGCAGCGGCGGTTTTGCCTTTTCAAATTGATGACCCCGGAGCGGCGGCGAAAGTGAACGAAGAGTTGCGTCTGCAATATCGTTACCTGGATTTGCGTCGTCCCGAAATGTCGGCCAATCTTCGGTTGCGCAGCAAAGTGGCCACGGCCACGCGCGTATTCATGGATGAACAGGGGTTTTTGGAAGTGGAGACGCCGACGTTATTCAAATCCACACCCGAGGGCGCGCGCGAGTTTCTCGTGCCGAGCCGCATTTCGGCGGGTGAATTTTATGCGCTACCGCAGTCGCCCCAGCAATTTAAGCAAGTGCTGATGTGCGCTGGCGTGGACAAATATTTCCAACTCGCGCGCTGTTATCGTGATGAGGATTTGCGTGCGGATCGCCAACCGGAATTTACACAAATCGACATCGAAATGTCCTTCATCGATCGCGAGGATATTTATGCGCTCATCGAGGGCTTGTTGAAAAAAATCTGGAAGACCGCGCTCGATTACGACGTGCCTACGCCATTCCCGCGCATTCCGTATCGCGAAGTGATGGATCGCTATGGCAGCGACAAGCCAGACACGCGTTATGCGATTGAGATTACGGATTTCACCGAAGAATTTGCCGCGAGCGGGTTCAAGGTGTTTAGCGGTGCGGTGGAACGGGGCGGGGTGGTGAAAGCAATCAACGCCAAGGGCTTTGCCTGCGTCACCCAGGGCCAATTGGAAACGATGACTGACATTGCCAAGGGCCTCGGCGCGAAGGGGCTCGCATTTATCAAAGTGGAAAACGGTGAATGGAAATCGCCGATTGTGAAATTTTTCAGCGATGCTGAGAAAACGGCATTAACTGAAAAACTGGAGATTGAGGAAGGTGACCTCATTTTATTTGCTGCCGATGAGTGGATCAACGCTTGTGAAATTCTTGGGCGCATTCGGCAGTATGCCGCGGACAAGCTGGTGGAACTTGGCAAGCTGGAAATCCCAACGGATCAATTTAATTTCCTGTGGGTGATTGAGTTTCCGTTGCTGGCTTTCGATCGCGAAATGGATCGATGGTATTCGAGCCATCATCCCTTCACCTCGCCAGTGGAGGAGGATGCGGAAAACTTGAAGAGTGACCCCAAGAGCGTTCGCGGTCAGCATTATGATGTAGTGGTCAATGGCGTCGAGTTGGGCGGCGGGTCGATCCGGATTCATCAGCCGGAATTGCAGAAAACTATTTTTGAAGATTTGCTGCAACTTTCGCCGGAAGTTACTCAGGCGCGTTTTGGATATATGCTAGAAGCGTTCAAGTACGGCTGTCCACCGCACGGTGGGATTGCGTTGGGTTTCGACCGGCTCATCGCGTTGCTTTGCGGCGCGGATAGCATTCGCGATGTAATCGCATTTCCGAAAACCGCAAAGGGTTCGTGTCTGATGACCGATAGTCCCGCGGCCGTGGAGGCGCGTCAATTGCGCGATTTACACATTGATTTAAAAGTGGCCAAGAAAGCCGAATGA
- a CDS encoding VCBS repeat-containing protein — protein sequence MKTSTCILLVLVSMGSAAEPKFRTQEIDGKIGIGYGLQLADMNGDKKTDIILCDKDKIVWYENPTWKKHQVSGHLTQRDHVCVTARDLDGDGKAELAVGAQWNIGETSDEKNSGSIFYLNPTANRLGNWAPIRLPHEPTTHRMHWMKAGKGKFDLIVKPLHGRGNKGGKGDGIKVYAYRMPKNPADEWKRTLVSNFMHDSHNFHPIDWNRDGREEFLQAGLEGVYWFGRDRNDKWKYMRFTSNYAGEVRDGRTVTGKRFITTIEPKHGSTVVVYLSTTSLSWQRWVLDESLKDGHALATADFLGTGGDQVVAGWRGMTTRGVPGLKLYVPQNAGYSKWKTYQLSGKETAVEDIKAGDLNGDGKPEIIVACRQTHNLRILWNESK from the coding sequence ATGAAAACATCCACCTGTATTCTGCTTGTGTTGGTTTCGATGGGGTCGGCGGCGGAACCCAAATTCCGCACACAAGAAATCGACGGTAAGATTGGCATTGGTTACGGCTTGCAATTGGCCGACATGAATGGCGACAAAAAAACCGACATCATCCTGTGCGACAAGGATAAGATCGTTTGGTATGAAAACCCGACGTGGAAAAAACATCAAGTGAGCGGCCACCTCACCCAGCGCGATCACGTGTGTGTTACTGCCCGCGACCTTGATGGCGACGGTAAAGCCGAGCTGGCTGTAGGCGCCCAATGGAATATTGGCGAAACCAGCGATGAGAAAAATTCCGGCTCGATTTTTTATCTCAACCCCACCGCTAATCGGCTAGGGAACTGGGCGCCCATCCGGTTGCCTCACGAGCCTACCACCCATCGAATGCACTGGATGAAAGCCGGGAAGGGGAAGTTTGATTTGATTGTGAAGCCGCTCCACGGTCGTGGCAATAAAGGTGGCAAAGGTGATGGCATCAAAGTATACGCCTATCGTATGCCCAAAAATCCTGCCGACGAATGGAAGCGCACGTTGGTTTCCAATTTCATGCACGACAGTCACAATTTTCATCCGATCGATTGGAATCGCGATGGCCGTGAGGAATTTTTGCAGGCCGGTTTGGAGGGGGTCTATTGGTTCGGTCGCGATCGCAATGATAAATGGAAATATATGCGTTTCACTTCAAATTATGCCGGGGAAGTCCGGGACGGTCGCACGGTCACAGGCAAGCGATTCATCACAACTATTGAGCCGAAACACGGCAGTACGGTGGTGGTGTATCTTTCCACCACCAGTTTATCGTGGCAACGCTGGGTTCTGGATGAATCGTTAAAGGACGGTCACGCATTGGCCACAGCGGATTTTCTGGGCACGGGCGGCGACCAAGTGGTGGCCGGTTGGCGTGGAATGACTACCCGCGGCGTGCCGGGTTTGAAATTGTACGTCCCCCAAAATGCTGGTTATTCGAAATGGAAAACTTATCAACTAAGCGGCAAAGAAACCGCCGTGGAAGACATCAAAGCCGGCGACTTAAATGGTGACGGCAAACCCGAAATCATCGTCGCCTGTCGTCAGACACATAACCTGCGGATTCTTTGGAATGAATCGAAGTGA